A window of Pullulanibacillus sp. KACC 23026 genomic DNA:
CAATTAGGTTAATGGAATATCAGTGACATTTCGTTCAACTAGTCGCGCACTCTTTTTCTTAACAAGATCACCGCCAGAAGATGTGAATGCATTTTGAGCTAGAACCGCATCCATTGCCTGATTAATTGCCGCGGCATCAAAAGGTTCAACCGGGTTATCCAATGTATAACGCACGGCTTTGCCATCTTCATTCTCAAACTGTAATTCAAGTGTCTTTGCCATCCTTCTCACCTCCTTATTCGTTCATATGGCCGCTCACTGTGTTAAGCCGTGATGTCAATGGTATTGTCACGCTTCACCGTGAGGACTGGATAACTTTGGAGCGGTGCCAGAGCCTCAATAATCGCAAAAAGCTGATCATCCTGAGCCCCGATTTTAATTCCTGTGAATCGTTTGGTCATCACAACCGATTTCCCATCAGTGTCAATGCCGCCATCAAAGCTAACCGTTAACGTTGAATCGACTAAATTCGATGTTGCCATGTTCTTCACCCCCTTTCACCTTATAAATAGCTTTTCAACCGTAGAAATGGTGAAGGGAAATTAGAAAAAAAAAAGAAAGCCACCATTTAAGCGGCCTTCGAAGACATAATCTTATAAATAGTTAACGAACCAGTCTCTCATTCCAATGGCTCCTACTTGTGACACCACATGTTCTGCTTCCGGATCACTGAGAAAGGACATGTGATAATCAGCTTCGCTGTGGAAGCTATCATAGAATAATCGTGATTGGGCATATGGAACAATCGGATCTCGTTTTCCATGCCAAAATAAAAGAGGAACACCTTTAATTTTTTCCGGAGTCCTGCTTAAATCAAACGAAACCAGCTCTTGCATTAGATAATTTATCTCGGCTTCAGAATAGGGAATCGTATATCCCGCGTCCTTGTATTGTGCTAACACATGGCGGGCATAACCAACAAGATACGGTGCTCCCATCAACGAAACGCCTGATTTGATCCCCTCAAAAACGGATAAAGCGCTTAGAGTAATCATCGCCCCCATGGAAGTCCCGGCTAATGAAAATCGTCCATCTAGTATCCAACCCTGATTCTCACAATAATCCCAAATCACTTTTGTCTCTTCCACGCTTTTCATAATAGCAGGAAAAATAGCAGTTTGCCTTTCTTCTTCTGTAAATTCATGGGCACGTTCGCCATGTCCCATAGCGTCGGGCATAATTACTCGAATTCCTTCAGCCGCAAGGAGATAAGCATAATAAAGATTTCTCTCCTTAAGACTGGTCCATCCATGCCAAAATAAAACAAGGGGGAGAGGTTTGCCAATTGATTGGTCTTGTTCGATCTTAAGAGCCGGGATTCCCTCTATAACTACTTTATCCATACAAATCATGACACGCACTCCTCTTCTCGTGATTCTAAAAACTAGTTGTCCATTCAGAAGACCCTTTAATCAACTGGCTGTTCCATTCATCCTCTGGGTGCCGTTCACCAATTTGTTTAACAAGCATTTTAGTGCAATTTTCAAAATTGTACAGCTGGAAAATACGACTTAAAGCAGGTTTACAATAGGTTTTTGCCATTTTTTCCATTATAATCAACTATGACACTCATAATTGGAGGCATTTATTCGATGAGAAAACCTTACTTGATCGCCTTAGACCTCGATGGAACGCTATTAAGAAGCGACAAAACAATTGGTGAGAGAACGAAACGTGCACTCGATAAATGCGTATCACTTGGTCACCAACTTGTCATTGCAACAGGGCGTCCTTACCGTGCTAGTCAGAACTATTATACCGAATTAGGGCTTTCCACACCAATTGTGAACTTCAACGGGGCACATGTTCATCACCCTAGAAATCAAGCGTTTAAAGCCTATCATTCCTCAATTCCTAGGGAAACCGTCTGTTCAATCCTTGATATTTGTCATGATTTTCAAATTAAGAATGTGATGACAGAGGTCATTGAACGGATATTTGTGGAAACGTGGGATGAAGAGTTGATGGCTTCTTTTGATATTGAACGTTCGGATGTTGTGACAGGGCCTATTCAAGACACATTAAAAGAAGATGCCACCTGTGTTCTTTTAAATACACCTAGAGAACAAATTGACCAATTAATAGAAGCCCTTGATTCTGAACATGCGGAAATCATTGAACAGCGAGCATGGGGAGCACCAAGTGAAATTATAGAGATTGTGAGAAAAGGAACAAACAAGTGGTTTGGACTTGAAAAAGTAGCTGAATATCTTCAAATACCACCCTCTCGTATCCTGGCTTTCGGAGATGAAGAAAACGATCTGGAAATGCTTGGAGAAGCAGGGATCGGTGTCGCAATGGGCAATGCGCGTGACACTGTAAAAAGCGTAGCAACCTATATCACAAAGACAAATGATGAAGAAGGGGTCGCCGAGTTCCTTGAAAAGCATTTTATAGATGCAAATAGTTAATGCTTTGATCGCGATAAGGCATTAATCAAGAAGCTGCCTCTTTTTATCTTTTAAAGTGAGAAACATTGTGATATCAGCCTAATTAAGGTAAACTAGCTTTAGAAATTACAAGACTGGGTCTTTTAGTTACCATATAAACCTATTCCATTTCGAAGTATTTTCTTCTAAAAAAATGTTTAATAGAGGAAGGGAGCTCTCACATGAGTATAACCATGAGAACCGATCGCACACCTAATCCAAATGCAATGAAATTCACTGCTAATTCAAGTCTTTTTACCGATCGTTTAATTGCAAAAAAAGGGGACTCTGTCGACCATCCGCTTGCAGCCGCTCTTTTAGAAATTGAAGGAGTCGACAATATTTTTGGCTACGACGACTTTGTTACCGTGAATAAAACGTTTGATGCATCATGGGACGAGTTGCTTCCAAAAATTGAAGCCGTTTTTCAAACTAACTAACTTCATACATTTTTAGGACTTGATCCATTCTTTTGGACCAAGTCCTTTTCTTAATCAATAGGGCGGAAGAAGCCGAAGATACCCGCTGTCTCAACAATATTAGTAAAGGCATTCGGATCCACCCATTTAATAATTTGCTCAAGCGTATAGAGCTCATATCGAGTAATAACAATCATCATCAGCTCACGGTCTTCTGAGGTAAACCCGCCTTTAGCTGGAAGGCGCGTAATCCCTCTTACCATTTTTTCATGAATGGCTTTGGTAAGGGCCTCACCTTTTGTTGTGATGATCATCGCTGTCAGCTTTTCATGACGTGTATGAATAGCATCTATAACGCGTGAGCTGGCATAGATCGTAACAAGTGTGTAAAGGGCTTTTTCCCACCCAAAATAAGCGCCGGCAGATAGAACAATCAACCCATTTAATATAAGAAAATAAGTTCCAATGGGACGATCCTGCATCCTAGAGAGCACCATTGCAATAATATCCATCCCACCTGTGGAAGCACCGAATCTTAAGGTTAAACCGACTCCAATGGCACTGACGACGCCTCCAAATACGGCGTTTAATAGTGTATTATCGGTCAATGAAACAATAGGAAGAATCATTAAGACAATCATGGTCGTCGCAACACTAGCCAAACTATAGATGGTGAATCGTTGCCCCACTTTTTGCCAAGCCAAGATTGTAATGGGGATATTAAGAATGAACAAAACAACCCCTGTCCCAACCGATAGACCTAATTCATTTTTGAGCAAACTCGAAACAAGCTGTGCTACCCCTGTAAAACCACTCGATAACACATTGGCTGGTATTAAAAAGAAGTTGAGGGCTATGCCGTTTAAAATCGCTCCTATGATGACAATAGCCGTTATCTTCGCCTCAATATAGAGTTTCACATCATAGAGCTTCAACCTCCATCATCCTCTCATTTTTCTTATTAGTGTCCCTCTTTCCGTTCAAAAAAAACACTTCTTACTCAGCGCTCGTCCCGACCTTTTTTAACGTTGCGGTTTGCCGGACATTCCTTCTGCGTCAGCTAAATGCTTTTTACAAAAAAACTGACCTAAGGATATAACCCTTAAGTCAGTCTCGTTTCTTTTCTTATTATATTATACAAATATATTTAGGATCATGGCGCCAGCAAAAGCAACGAAGGAAAGAATGGTTTCGAGGACCGTCCATGTCTTGAATGTTTCTTTCATGGTCAAACCAAGATATTCTTTAACCATCCAGAAGCCTGCATCGTTTACGTGTGAGAACATGAGCGAACCGGCACCTGTTGTGATAACGAGTAATTCGAGGTTAACGCCAGTCATATGCTGAATAATTGGTGAAACAATCCCAGCAGCTGTTGTTAAAGCAACGGTTGCTGAACCGGTCGCAATCCGGATTAATCCGGCCACCACAAAGGCAAGAACAAGTGGTGAAAGATGCATACTTGTTGAAAAGTGAGCAATAACGTCACCAACGCCGCTTTCAATTAAAATCTCTTTAAATCCGCCGCCTGCGCCAATGATTAAAGCAATAGAGCCAACTGGCAGTAAGCATTCGTCTGTTAATTTTTTAAGGTCAGCTCCTTTTCTTCCTTGGCGATAGCCCAAGAAGAAGTAAGCAGCAAAGACGGAAATAAGAAGTGCGATAACCGGACTGCCGATGAAAACAAAGAATTTTTCAAAGCCTGCAGGCAGAAATTTTAAATAAGGAGCAACTGCAGAGAAAATCAAAAGGATAACCGGTAAAAGAATAACAAAGAAGGAAGTCCCTGTTCCAGGCAATTTGGATTGATTTTCATCGACTTGGATGAGATTTGGCTCCCCTTCAGGAATCACATGATTTTTCACCCACATAGCAAACAACGGGCCTGCGATGATCGCAGAAGGAATCGCAACAATCAGTGAGTAAAGAAGAACTTTACCTAAGTTTGCTTTATAAATCGTGATGGCAGCGATCGCCCCAGGGTGTGGTGGGACAATCCCATGAACGATTGATAATCCTGCGATAACTGGTAATGCAATCAATAGAAGATTTTTCTTTGATGTTTTATAAATCGAAATAACGAGCGGTAAAACGATTAAGATTCCAACCTCAAAAAAGACAGGAAGTCCGATGATTAACCCAGAGAGCAACATCGCCCAAGGCAAGAACCGTTCGCCAAAGCGGTTGACGAAGAAATTTGCAACACGAATCCCCGCACCGGAATCAGCCATCATCTTACCAAGGATGGTACCTAAAGCTAGAATACCAATGATATGGCCGAGCGTACCGCCTACTCCCGTTTCATAGGCGGTTGCAATTTTATCCATTGAAAGTCCAGACACAATGGCCAAGAACACGCTGGCAAACAATAAACTAATAAACGCATGCCATTTAAATACGGTAACCCCAACAATAACAAGAGCAATTGATAGCAATGCCATCAATAGTAAATATACATCCATTTAAAGCACCTTCCCTTATGTGTAATCCTGTTGATTAATGAATTCCATTAAGTATAAATTCAGCACGAAAATGATTTCGCTTTCACAATGTAACATAAAACCCTTTCATTTGTCCATGTGATTAGAAAAAAATTTTTTCTTAAATTCGTTTTTCGAAATATTTTTCCAATCCGACACACCATCTATAATGACCCGTTCCCTTTTTTAAATTTGAACTAAGGCTGTTTGCGCAAGCTTTTATCTCAGAACAAAATTAGACTCGCTATTTTTTAGAAAGGCTCTTTTCTAAAAGATTGTTGCTATTTTTAAAAAAATAGGTGGAAATAGGCGAGACTCCTGCGGGAATAGCAAGCCAGGTGAGACCCCGCAGGCGTATTTTGCCGAAAAGGCTCACGGATTGCCCGCGGAAAGCGAGCTTATTGGAGCCTAAAAAAAACAACAAAGTTTACGAAAACAGCCTTTAGAAAAGAGCTTGGTCAAATAAAAAACTCCTTAATTTTAAGGAGCTTTCAGCTTTTCTTATTATGGGTCATTTCCCTCTAAATATGCGTTTACGGTCGTCCCAAATAAGACTTAAGTTTCTTAATTGAGTTCTTTAAAAATCCTTCTCTCGCATTAATCACATTGACATAAAGGGCATCAATCAAGCTGAGTTGTAGGATCCGGGAAGAGACGCCATTCTCAAGCTGATCATTCATTCCATTGACCGCCATGTTGAGGGCAACGTCAACGCCCCGACTCAAAGGTGAGTTAGAAAAATGGATAAAGCCGATGGTCTTAGCCCCGCTTGCCTTTGCAATTTCAAAAACCTTAAATAAGTCTTCTTGGTGATCGAGATCGGATAAAATGACTGCTACATCCTTATTTGTAAGCTGTGTGGCAGCTTTTTGTTGGAGATAACTATCCGTATAAGCGGCTGTCGTAATTCCCGACCCAATAAATTTATGATGAGCATCTAACGCGACTATGGCTGAATTCCCTAAGCCATAAAACTCCACCCGGTCCGCCTTTACTATCGTATCGACGGCTTGCTTCACCTGGTTAAAATCAATCATTTTCATGGTTTCTTTAAAGGTCTGAATCGTTGTGTTGAATATCTTCTCAGTAATTTGCCGTTCTGTATCATATTCCGTAATTTTCTCTTGAACACTTTCTAAATACGGGTTGGCCACTTCGGCAGCTAAAGTAATTTTCATCGCTTGATAGCCTTTAAAGCCAAGTGTTTTACAAAAACGGAAGACCGTTGAATTCGCGATCTTCAAATCATCTGCAACTTGTGAGATGGTTTGATAAAGAATTTTATTGGGAGATTCTAAAATATAATCCGCAATAAGTTTTTCAGTCTTATTAAACGATTGGTAGTTGGATCTAATGTTTGCCAAACAATAGTTTACCTGTTCCATTAACCTCACCTAACTTTAAAATTCTTATCTTAATTATAACCGATTTACTAAAAAAGGAAATCGTTTTCTTAAATTCATTGAACAGAAAAAAATTTTTCTGTATAATAGAGTGGTTTTGAAGAGGAGGTTCGTTTACTTAAACAACGAGCCTTTATCATAACCAGAATAAGAGGTACTAAAAACCTTTAGAGGAATGGGTTCATTCACCTCTGGTCAT
This region includes:
- a CDS encoding gluconate:H+ symporter, whose translation is MDVYLLLMALLSIALVIVGVTVFKWHAFISLLFASVFLAIVSGLSMDKIATAYETGVGGTLGHIIGILALGTILGKMMADSGAGIRVANFFVNRFGERFLPWAMLLSGLIIGLPVFFEVGILIVLPLVISIYKTSKKNLLLIALPVIAGLSIVHGIVPPHPGAIAAITIYKANLGKVLLYSLIVAIPSAIIAGPLFAMWVKNHVIPEGEPNLIQVDENQSKLPGTGTSFFVILLPVILLIFSAVAPYLKFLPAGFEKFFVFIGSPVIALLISVFAAYFFLGYRQGRKGADLKKLTDECLLPVGSIALIIGAGGGFKEILIESGVGDVIAHFSTSMHLSPLVLAFVVAGLIRIATGSATVALTTAAGIVSPIIQHMTGVNLELLVITTGAGSLMFSHVNDAGFWMVKEYLGLTMKETFKTWTVLETILSFVAFAGAMILNIFV
- a CDS encoding NifU N-terminal domain-containing protein; translation: MSITMRTDRTPNPNAMKFTANSSLFTDRLIAKKGDSVDHPLAAALLEIEGVDNIFGYDDFVTVNKTFDASWDELLPKIEAVFQTN
- a CDS encoding YitT family protein; this encodes MKLYIEAKITAIVIIGAILNGIALNFFLIPANVLSSGFTGVAQLVSSLLKNELGLSVGTGVVLFILNIPITILAWQKVGQRFTIYSLASVATTMIVLMILPIVSLTDNTLLNAVFGGVVSAIGVGLTLRFGASTGGMDIIAMVLSRMQDRPIGTYFLILNGLIVLSAGAYFGWEKALYTLVTIYASSRVIDAIHTRHEKLTAMIITTKGEALTKAIHEKMVRGITRLPAKGGFTSEDRELMMIVITRYELYTLEQIIKWVDPNAFTNIVETAGIFGFFRPID
- a CDS encoding alpha/beta fold hydrolase; its protein translation is MICMDKVVIEGIPALKIEQDQSIGKPLPLVLFWHGWTSLKERNLYYAYLLAAEGIRVIMPDAMGHGERAHEFTEEERQTAIFPAIMKSVEETKVIWDYCENQGWILDGRFSLAGTSMGAMITLSALSVFEGIKSGVSLMGAPYLVGYARHVLAQYKDAGYTIPYSEAEINYLMQELVSFDLSRTPEKIKGVPLLFWHGKRDPIVPYAQSRLFYDSFHSEADYHMSFLSDPEAEHVVSQVGAIGMRDWFVNYL
- a CDS encoding MurR/RpiR family transcriptional regulator; translated protein: MEQVNYCLANIRSNYQSFNKTEKLIADYILESPNKILYQTISQVADDLKIANSTVFRFCKTLGFKGYQAMKITLAAEVANPYLESVQEKITEYDTERQITEKIFNTTIQTFKETMKMIDFNQVKQAVDTIVKADRVEFYGLGNSAIVALDAHHKFIGSGITTAAYTDSYLQQKAATQLTNKDVAVILSDLDHQEDLFKVFEIAKASGAKTIGFIHFSNSPLSRGVDVALNMAVNGMNDQLENGVSSRILQLSLIDALYVNVINAREGFLKNSIKKLKSYLGRP
- a CDS encoding Cof-type HAD-IIB family hydrolase, yielding MRKPYLIALDLDGTLLRSDKTIGERTKRALDKCVSLGHQLVIATGRPYRASQNYYTELGLSTPIVNFNGAHVHHPRNQAFKAYHSSIPRETVCSILDICHDFQIKNVMTEVIERIFVETWDEELMASFDIERSDVVTGPIQDTLKEDATCVLLNTPREQIDQLIEALDSEHAEIIEQRAWGAPSEIIEIVRKGTNKWFGLEKVAEYLQIPPSRILAFGDEENDLEMLGEAGIGVAMGNARDTVKSVATYITKTNDEEGVAEFLEKHFIDANS
- a CDS encoding DUF2922 domain-containing protein — encoded protein: MAKTLELQFENEDGKAVRYTLDNPVEPFDAAAINQAMDAVLAQNAFTSSGGDLVKKKSARLVERNVTDIPLT
- a CDS encoding DUF1659 domain-containing protein — translated: MATSNLVDSTLTVSFDGGIDTDGKSVVMTKRFTGIKIGAQDDQLFAIIEALAPLQSYPVLTVKRDNTIDITA